The DNA sequence AGCAGCACGACCTCCTCCGCGTGCACGCCGACCAGCGTCGCGTGCCGGGCGGCCGCGCTCGCCACCCGCCGCCGCGAGCCGCCGTCGGCGTGCGCGACCAGCACCGCGTGCGGCGCCGACAGGTCGATGCCCAGCCGGCGGCCGCGGGCCAGCAGCGCTCGCGGGTTGCGGTCGGGCGCGGTCAGCAGGTCGGTGAGCAGCTCGCCGCGGACCTCGTCCTCGGCCCGCACCACCGACCGCCGGAGCATCAGCAGCAGCGCCGTCACGACGCCGGCGCGTTCGAACAGCCGCCGGTCGGGGTCGGTGAGCCCGGCGCGGCCGGTCAGCACGAGGCTGCCGAGCAGCTCGGGCCCGGCCTGCACCGCGCACACCCAGCAGTCCTTCGTGGACACCGCGCGGCCGGCGGCGCGGGCCGCGGCGAGCGCGCCCGGGTCCAGCGCGACCGGGGCCGCCGAACTGGCCAGGAGCGTGCCGTCGGCGTCGTACACCGTGAGGTCGCCGTGCAGCACGCCGGCGACGGCCGCGGCGACGTCCGGCAGGTCACCACCGCGCAGCACCAGGTCGGTGAGCCGGTCGTGGGCGTCCTCGGCGCGTTCCATCGCCTCGTTCTGCGCCCGGATCGTCGCGTTGGCCTCGTTGAGCTCGGCGACCGCACGGCGCGTCTGGTCGAGGAGGTTCGCGCTGTCCAGCGCGATGGCCGCGTGGTCGGCCAGCGACGACAGCAGGGCCACTTCGTCCGCGGTGAACTCCCGCGCGGCGCGGTCGGAGGCGAAGAGCACGCCGAGCACCTTGGGGCCGATCGCGAGCGGGACGCCGAGGATCGCGGTCAGGCCTTCGTCCTTGACGCCGGAGTCGATGTGCCGGGTGTGCTTGAAGCGGTCGTCGTTGAAGTAGTCCGAAGTCGCGTACGGGCGGGCGGTCTGCGCGACCAGCCCGCCGAGGCCCTCCCCCATGCCGAGCACGATCTGCTGGAACTCCGCCGACACCGACCCGTCGCTGACCCGGACGTAGGTCTTGTTCTCCGTCTCGCGGTTCAGCGACAGGTAGGAGACGTCGACGCCGAGCAGCGCCCGGGCGCGGCGGACGATCGAGCGCAGCACGGTGTCCGGATCGGACAGCGCGGCGAGCTCGCTCGCGGTGGCGAACAACGCGCCGACCTGGGCTTCGCGCCGCCGGTGCTCCTCCAGCGTCTCGCGGATCCGCAGCGCCAGCTCGCCCGCGCTGGCCAGTGCGGCCAGGTCGCCCGCGCCGAGGGTGCCTTCGGCGCGGGCGGCCACGACGACGTGCGCCAGCTGCTCGGTGCTCGCCCCGGAGGCGAGGAGGTCGAGCAGCCGGCGCAACGCGTCGGAAGGTGCGGTCACGGCGGTCATGCTAGGGCGAAACGGTCTCCTGTTCCGCCTGAACGCCGTCGTCGTGCAGCGACCGGCCGCGGGTCTCGCGGGACGCCAGCAGCGCGATCACGGTGAGCAGGCACATCGCCGCGACGTACAGCGACACCGGCACGGTGCTGCCCCAGGCCGAGAACAGCGCCACGGCGATCAGCGGCGCGACGGCCCCGGCGGCGATCGAGGACAGCTGACCGCCGACCGACAGCCCGGTGTAGCGGACGCGGGTCGGGAACTGCTCGGCGAAGAAGGCCGCCTGCGGCCCGTACATCGCGCCGTGCAGCACCAGCCCGACGGTGGTGGCCAGGACGATCACCGCCGACGACTTCGTGTCCAGCAGCGCGAAGAACGCAAAGCCCCACACGGCCATCCCGATCGCGCCGAACAGGTAGACCGGGCGGCGGCCGACGCGGTCGGACAGCGCGCCCCAGACCGGGATGGTCACGAAGTGCACGGCCGAGCCGATCAGGACCGCGGTCAGGCCCACGCCCTTCGGCAGGTGCAGCCCGGTCGTGACGTACACCAGGATGAACGCGGTGATCACGTAGTACGACACGTTCTCGGCCATCCGGGCGCCGATGGTGACCAGCACTTCGCGCCAGTTGTGGCGGAAGACGTCGACGACGGGGACGTGCTTCTCCTCGCGCGCCTCGGCCTGCCGCTGGGCGGCGAGGAACACCGGCGACTCGGAGACGGCCAGCCGGATCCACAGCCCGATCAGCAGCAGCACCGCGGAGAGCAGGAACGGGATCCGCCAGCCCCAGGACAGGAAGGCCGCGTCGGACTGCGTCGCGGACAGGATCGCCAGCACCGCCGTGGCCAGCAGGTTGCCGCCCGGGGCGCCGCACTGCGGCCAGCTCGCCCAGAACCCGCGGCGGCGGTCGTCGCCGTGCTCGGAGACGATCAGGACCGCGCCACCCCATTCCCCGCCGAGCGCGAAGCCCTGGACGAGGCGGAGCAGTGTCAGCAGCAAGGGAGCCACGACACCCGCCGACGCGTACGTCGGCAGCACGCCCATGAGCGCCGTCGAACCACCCATCAGCGACAGGCTGACGATGAGCAGCTTCTTCCGCCCGAGCCGGTCGCCGAAGTGCCCGAACACCAGGCCGCCGATCGGGCGGGCGAGGAACCCGACCGCGTAGGTCAGGAACGCCAGCAGCGTGCCGGTGAGCGGGTCCGCCGTCGGGAAGAACAGCTTGTTGAACACCAGCGCGGCGGCCGAGGTGTAGAGGAAGAAGTCGTACCACTCGATGGTGGTGCCGATCAGGCTCGCGCCGACGATCTTGGCGATCGCCGACCGGTGGGGTTGGCTCACTGCGGGCTCCGCTTCCTTGTGGTTTGGCGGGATCTAGGCGGCGGTCCAGCCGCCGTCGAGCGGGATGGACGCCCCGGTGATGTGGCCGGCGCGCGGGGAGCACAGCCACACCACCAGGGAAGCGACGTCGTCGGGTTCGATGAGCTTCTTGATCGCGGCGCGCTTGAGGAGGACCTCGGCGACGACGTCCTCGCGCGGGATGTCGTGCTCGGCGGCCTGCGCGTCGATCTGGCCGTCGACCAGCGGGGTGCGGACGTACCCGGGGTTCACGCAGTTGCTGGTGACCCCGTGCTCGGCCCCTTCGAGGGCGGCGACCTTGGAAAGTCCTTCGAGCCCGTGCTTGGCGGCGACGTACGCGGCCTTGTAGGCGGAGGCGCGCAGCCCGTGGACGCTCGACATGTTGACGATCCGGCCCCAGCCCCGGGCGTACATCGAGGGCAGCGCGTGCCGGATGAGCAGGAAGGGCGCGGTGACCATCAGCGCCTGGATGCGCGCGAAGACGTCCGGGGGGAAGTCCTCGATCGGCGCGACGTGCTGGATGCCGGCGTTGTTCACGAGGATGTCGACCTCGGCGGGCAGCGCGCCGATGGCCGCGGGGTCGGTCAGGTCGGCGGCGTGCGCCCAGCCCCCGACTTCGGTGGCGGCGGCTTCGGCGCGTTCGGCGTCCACGTCGACGACGTGCACCTTGGCCCCGGCCGCCGCGAGAGCGCGGACGCAGGCGAGGCCGATGCCCCCGGCCCCGCCGGTCACGAGGGCGGTGCGCCCGTCCAGATCGCTGGTCATGGACGGGAACGGTAAGCGTGACCCGCGTCGCGGGCCATGTGTGCGGCGGCTACAAGTCGCGAAGATCCCGTGGTGCCGCCGCACACCTTCTCAGCGCGTCAGCATCGCCACGTAGTGCGCGTTGGTCATCACGCCGAGGACGTTGCCGAACGGGTCGACGACCGACGCCGTCACGAACCCCGGCCCGCGCTCGGTGATCGGCTCGTACTCCTTCGCGCCCAGCTCGTGGAGGCGGGCGACGGTCGCCTCGAGGTCGTCGACGTGCCAGTAGACGATCTCGCCACTCGCCCCGCCCATGCTCGCCGGGACGTACTTCCGGTCGATCAGCCCGAGTTCGTGCTGGTGGTCGCCGATGCGGAACTCGGCGTACCCGGGCCGCTGGAAGTACGGCTCGATGCCGAGGAACTCCGCGTACCACTCCTTCGCGGCCTCGTGGTCGTCGGCGAAGTACGAAACGGTGGCCATTCCTCGCAGCATGACTGCTCCTCTCAAGCGGTGGTGGAGCCATCATGCGGGGTAAAAGTGTGCAGGGAGTGAGCACTTTTCCTGCGACACTTCTCCCATGCGCGCCGACCGACTCGTGGCCACCCTCCTGCTGATGCAGACCCGCGGCCGCGTCACCGCGGGCGAGCTGGCCGAAGAGCTGGAGATCTCCGTGGCCACCGCCCGCCGCGACCTCGAAGCCCTCTCGGCCGCCGGGGTGCCGGTCTACCCGCAGCCCGGCCGCGGCGGCGGGTGGCAGCTCGTCGGCGGGGCGCGCACCGACCTCTCCGGCTTGAGCGCCCGCGAAGCGCAGGCGCTGTTCCTCCTGGCCGGCCCGGCCGCGGCCGCCGCGCCGGAGGTCAAGTCGGCGCTGCGCAAGCTCATGGGCGCGCTGCCCGGCACGTTCCGGGCGGACGCCGAAGCGGCGGCGGACGCGGTCGTCGTCGACCGGACCGGCTGGGGCGAGCGCCCGAAGGACCGGCCGCCGATGGTCGAGCTGCTGCGGGACGCCGTCATCGCCCGCCGCCGCCTCCGCTTGACCTACGCCGGCCGCGAGCGGTCGGACCGGCTGGTCGACCCGTGGGGCCTGGTCGACAAGGACGACGTCTGGTACCTGGTCGCGGGCACGGCCGAGGGCCGCCGGACGTTCCGCGTCGACCGGATCGCCGCCGCCACCGCCACCGGGGAGACGGCGGACCGGCCGACGGACCTGGAGCCGGCGAAGGTGTGGGAGGAGGTCGTCGAGGAGGTCGAGAAGCGCCGTTCGCCGCTGGCCGCGGACGTGGTGCTGGCCCGGCGCCACCTCGGCGTCATGCGGGACCGGTTCGGGCGGCACTGCGA is a window from the Amycolatopsis sp. cg9 genome containing:
- a CDS encoding helix-turn-helix domain-containing protein, producing the protein MTAVTAPSDALRRLLDLLASGASTEQLAHVVVAARAEGTLGAGDLAALASAGELALRIRETLEEHRRREAQVGALFATASELAALSDPDTVLRSIVRRARALLGVDVSYLSLNRETENKTYVRVSDGSVSAEFQQIVLGMGEGLGGLVAQTARPYATSDYFNDDRFKHTRHIDSGVKDEGLTAILGVPLAIGPKVLGVLFASDRAAREFTADEVALLSSLADHAAIALDSANLLDQTRRAVAELNEANATIRAQNEAMERAEDAHDRLTDLVLRGGDLPDVAAAVAGVLHGDLTVYDADGTLLASSAAPVALDPGALAAARAAGRAVSTKDCWVCAVQAGPELLGSLVLTGRAGLTDPDRRLFERAGVVTALLLMLRRSVVRAEDEVRGELLTDLLTAPDRNPRALLARGRRLGIDLSAPHAVLVAHADGGSRRRVASAAARHATLVGVHAEEVVLLGEGDPDELARRVAADLGAVTGRPVTVGAAGPAGGPSAIADAHAEAARCVRALLALGRTGEGAAMAGLGFLGQLLGDRADLDAFVRQTLGPVLDYDERRGTELVATLRAYFANGAQLARTKDVLHVHVNTVVQRLERVASLLGEDWQAPDRALEIQLALRLHRLGTR
- a CDS encoding MFS transporter produces the protein MSQPHRSAIAKIVGASLIGTTIEWYDFFLYTSAAALVFNKLFFPTADPLTGTLLAFLTYAVGFLARPIGGLVFGHFGDRLGRKKLLIVSLSLMGGSTALMGVLPTYASAGVVAPLLLTLLRLVQGFALGGEWGGAVLIVSEHGDDRRRGFWASWPQCGAPGGNLLATAVLAILSATQSDAAFLSWGWRIPFLLSAVLLLIGLWIRLAVSESPVFLAAQRQAEAREEKHVPVVDVFRHNWREVLVTIGARMAENVSYYVITAFILVYVTTGLHLPKGVGLTAVLIGSAVHFVTIPVWGALSDRVGRRPVYLFGAIGMAVWGFAFFALLDTKSSAVIVLATTVGLVLHGAMYGPQAAFFAEQFPTRVRYTGLSVGGQLSSIAAGAVAPLIAVALFSAWGSTVPVSLYVAAMCLLTVIALLASRETRGRSLHDDGVQAEQETVSP
- a CDS encoding 3-hydroxybutyrate dehydrogenase, producing the protein MTSDLDGRTALVTGGAGGIGLACVRALAAAGAKVHVVDVDAERAEAAATEVGGWAHAADLTDPAAIGALPAEVDILVNNAGIQHVAPIEDFPPDVFARIQALMVTAPFLLIRHALPSMYARGWGRIVNMSSVHGLRASAYKAAYVAAKHGLEGLSKVAALEGAEHGVTSNCVNPGYVRTPLVDGQIDAQAAEHDIPREDVVAEVLLKRAAIKKLIEPDDVASLVVWLCSPRAGHITGASIPLDGGWTAA
- a CDS encoding VOC family protein, with product MLRGMATVSYFADDHEAAKEWYAEFLGIEPYFQRPGYAEFRIGDHQHELGLIDRKYVPASMGGASGEIVYWHVDDLEATVARLHELGAKEYEPITERGPGFVTASVVDPFGNVLGVMTNAHYVAMLTR
- a CDS encoding helix-turn-helix transcriptional regulator; translation: MRADRLVATLLLMQTRGRVTAGELAEELEISVATARRDLEALSAAGVPVYPQPGRGGGWQLVGGARTDLSGLSAREAQALFLLAGPAAAAAPEVKSALRKLMGALPGTFRADAEAAADAVVVDRTGWGERPKDRPPMVELLRDAVIARRRLRLTYAGRERSDRLVDPWGLVDKDDVWYLVAGTAEGRRTFRVDRIAAATATGETADRPTDLEPAKVWEEVVEEVEKRRSPLAADVVLARRHLGVMRDRFGRHCELVAELPGDRVRVRVAAPAPIMIAQELAGWGALVDVEGPESVRAELARLGAELVARYAR